One genomic region from Leptospira inadai serovar Lyme str. 10 encodes:
- a CDS encoding glycogen/starch/alpha-glucan phosphorylase: MRGRHNKLWKLFESNSKINEKLLRRSIARRLEYDLGKYKRTIRNQDLYQALALSIRDILISRWNEFQDSVRSTRGKRIYYISMEFLIGTLLESNLINLGLKDLTARVLRDFGYNMGKIAAEEHDAALGNGGLGRLAACFLESMATLNIPCQGNGIRYEYGIFHQKIEDGYQKEAPDNWLSQENPWEISRFDLSYPVHFYGSVVPKSLPDGRTKSLWIPGETIIAQAYDILIPGYNTKSVANLRLWKSKSSAEFNLDYFNHGDYLKAVEDKEKGENISKILYPNDNIIQGKELRLKQEYLLTSATIQDALRTFIEEEGGDPVWEHLPDRAFFQMNDTHPSLGVPELMRLLVDKHGLEWEKAWSITKECFGYTNHTVMPEALETWNVDLLGWLLPRHLEIIYSINYYFIEHLKKRGEKREVITSLSLVSETLPKSIRMSHLAIIGSKSVNGVSELHTSIIKEKLFPDFDRIYPGKFRNVTNGITYRRWLLVSNPGLTKLISDSIGNEWQANLNILHKLEPFISDAGFREKWRLCRRENRIQLASIISRSCDLKVDPDSIFDAQVKRIHEYKRQLLNVLRIIRDYRRILEEPNWDYTPRTIIFSGKAAPGYYRAKKIIKLIHSVAGAVNGNSKVRDKLKVVFLPDYRVSLADRIFPACDVSEQISTAGTEASGTGNMKFALSGAITIGTLDGANIEILEDVKSENFYVFGKTISELTKMEMEGYSSILLYEHDGLIHELVNSLRDDFLAGNSADLFEDLVSSITDEGDRYFVLADLHSYLEQQDLISKDFKDTESWTKKSIINTCKSIRFSSDNTVRKYADQIWKVSPVVC, encoded by the coding sequence ATGCGCGGCCGTCACAATAAACTTTGGAAATTATTCGAATCCAATTCGAAAATAAATGAGAAATTATTAAGGAGATCCATTGCCCGAAGGCTCGAGTATGATTTGGGTAAATATAAGCGAACTATCAGAAATCAGGATTTATATCAGGCGTTGGCTTTGAGCATACGCGATATCCTGATCAGTCGGTGGAACGAATTCCAGGACTCCGTTCGCAGCACCAGAGGTAAAAGAATATATTATATATCTATGGAATTCCTTATCGGGACTCTTCTTGAAAGTAATCTTATTAACCTCGGTTTGAAGGATCTAACTGCGAGGGTTTTACGGGATTTCGGGTACAATATGGGAAAGATCGCGGCAGAGGAGCATGATGCGGCCTTAGGAAACGGAGGTTTAGGTCGTTTAGCGGCCTGTTTTTTGGAGAGCATGGCTACGCTTAATATTCCTTGTCAAGGAAACGGAATTCGTTACGAGTACGGAATATTCCATCAGAAGATAGAAGACGGGTATCAAAAAGAGGCCCCGGATAATTGGTTAAGTCAGGAAAATCCCTGGGAAATCTCCCGCTTTGATTTATCTTACCCGGTGCACTTTTACGGTTCCGTCGTTCCGAAAAGCCTTCCTGACGGCAGGACAAAATCGCTCTGGATTCCCGGAGAAACGATTATCGCGCAAGCTTACGATATACTGATCCCCGGCTATAATACTAAGTCCGTCGCTAATCTTAGGTTATGGAAATCCAAATCGAGCGCCGAGTTTAATCTAGATTACTTTAACCATGGAGATTATCTGAAAGCGGTTGAGGACAAGGAAAAGGGGGAGAACATTTCTAAGATTCTATATCCGAACGATAATATCATTCAAGGAAAAGAACTTAGATTAAAGCAGGAATATTTACTTACCAGTGCGACTATTCAGGACGCACTACGCACTTTTATCGAAGAGGAGGGAGGCGATCCGGTTTGGGAGCATTTACCGGACAGGGCTTTTTTCCAAATGAATGATACTCATCCTTCCTTAGGAGTCCCCGAGCTTATGAGACTTTTAGTAGACAAGCATGGACTCGAATGGGAAAAAGCTTGGTCGATTACCAAAGAGTGTTTCGGATATACGAATCATACGGTTATGCCCGAGGCTCTGGAGACCTGGAATGTGGATCTTTTGGGGTGGCTATTGCCGAGGCATCTTGAGATCATCTATTCCATAAATTATTATTTTATAGAGCATTTGAAGAAAAGAGGGGAAAAACGGGAGGTCATTACGAGCCTTTCTCTGGTTAGCGAGACTCTCCCTAAAAGTATTCGGATGTCTCATCTGGCGATTATCGGATCTAAGTCGGTTAATGGGGTATCCGAGTTACACACCTCCATTATTAAGGAAAAATTATTTCCTGATTTCGATCGTATCTATCCGGGTAAATTCCGAAACGTAACGAACGGGATTACGTATCGTCGATGGCTTCTCGTTTCTAATCCGGGTTTAACGAAGCTGATCAGTGACTCTATCGGAAATGAATGGCAGGCAAACTTAAACATATTACATAAATTGGAACCTTTTATTTCGGATGCAGGTTTTAGAGAGAAGTGGAGACTTTGTAGAAGAGAGAATAGAATCCAGCTCGCTTCGATTATTTCCCGCTCTTGCGATTTGAAAGTCGATCCGGATTCGATTTTCGACGCTCAGGTCAAACGGATTCATGAATATAAGAGACAACTACTGAATGTTTTGCGGATCATAAGAGATTATAGACGAATTCTGGAAGAACCTAACTGGGATTACACGCCTAGGACGATTATTTTTTCCGGCAAAGCCGCTCCCGGATATTATAGAGCGAAGAAAATCATCAAATTAATTCATTCCGTCGCGGGGGCGGTGAACGGAAACTCCAAAGTACGGGATAAATTGAAAGTGGTTTTTTTACCGGATTATCGGGTAAGCTTAGCGGACAGAATTTTTCCGGCCTGCGACGTTTCCGAACAGATTTCCACGGCAGGCACGGAAGCTTCCGGGACCGGAAACATGAAATTCGCGTTGAGTGGTGCGATCACGATCGGCACTTTGGACGGGGCGAACATTGAAATATTAGAAGATGTTAAATCTGAAAACTTTTACGTTTTCGGAAAAACAATTTCCGAATTGACGAAAATGGAAATGGAAGGTTACTCCTCCATTCTATTATACGAACACGATGGTTTAATTCATGAACTAGTGAATTCGTTACGGGACGACTTTTTAGCGGGAAATTCGGCGGACTTATTCGAGGATTTGGTTTCTTCGATTACGGACGAAGGGGATCGATATTTCGTTCTAGCGGATCTGCATTCCTATCTGGAACAACAGGATTTAATTTCGAAGGATTTTAAGGATACGGAAAGCTGGACTAAAAAATCAATTATAAATACGTGTAAGAGCATAAGATTTTCGTCCGACAATACGGTTCGGAAATACGCCGATCAGATCTGGAAAGTGAGCCCGGTCGTTTGCTAG
- a CDS encoding glycoside hydrolase family 57 protein — MTSICFYFEVHQPFRLRKFLPSDIGTSIGYFDDAKNREIIRKVGDRCYIPTVDRLLRLRNKFGNEFKVSFSLTGTVIEQLKEWYPEVLDKIKKLVASGGAEILSETYYHSLASLYSEREFYRQIEEHDRLMRIEFGVSPRIFRNAELIYTNRVSSLVSNAGYRAILTEGADRLLHGRSPNFVYSAKHIPTMRILTKNSQLSEDIAFRFSDKEWKYLLSQPDEFSSWIRSISDNGEIVNLFMDFENFGDHRWIDAGVFEFLETVPEEIFHRVFHRTGFRFSTPSETINLYDSRGTIDMGDLVLAENEEQDISDWVGNSMQQEALETLYGLEKDVYRKGTEEGLDLFGKLQTSDNFYYMSNRFFDRDHVERKAFITVSTPNEAFESYMNVLQDFKLRIFR, encoded by the coding sequence ATGACTTCGATATGTTTTTATTTTGAAGTGCATCAGCCGTTTCGTTTAAGAAAATTTCTTCCGAGCGATATAGGAACGAGCATCGGTTATTTCGATGACGCTAAGAATCGGGAGATCATTCGCAAAGTCGGAGATAGATGTTATATTCCTACGGTAGACAGGTTATTACGACTCCGTAATAAGTTTGGAAACGAATTTAAAGTAAGCTTTTCCTTGACCGGAACCGTTATAGAGCAATTGAAGGAATGGTATCCCGAAGTTTTGGATAAAATCAAGAAGTTGGTAGCATCGGGAGGAGCGGAGATTTTGTCGGAGACATACTATCATTCTTTGGCGTCACTCTATTCGGAACGGGAATTTTATCGGCAAATCGAAGAGCACGATAGATTGATGCGTATAGAATTCGGCGTTTCTCCGAGAATATTCAGGAATGCCGAGTTGATTTATACTAATCGCGTTTCTAGCCTCGTTAGTAATGCCGGTTATCGGGCGATATTAACGGAAGGAGCGGATAGACTGCTCCACGGTAGAAGTCCGAATTTCGTATATTCCGCAAAACATATTCCGACCATGCGGATTTTGACGAAGAATTCCCAATTGAGCGAGGATATCGCGTTTAGATTTTCCGATAAAGAGTGGAAATATTTACTTTCACAGCCGGATGAATTTTCGAGCTGGATCCGATCGATTTCGGATAACGGTGAAATCGTTAATCTATTCATGGACTTCGAGAATTTCGGGGATCATCGATGGATCGATGCCGGGGTTTTCGAATTTTTGGAAACCGTTCCGGAAGAGATTTTTCATAGGGTATTTCATCGCACCGGTTTTCGATTTTCCACGCCTTCGGAGACCATTAATCTCTATGATTCCCGAGGGACTATAGATATGGGTGATCTCGTTTTAGCGGAAAACGAGGAGCAGGATATTTCGGATTGGGTCGGAAATTCCATGCAGCAAGAGGCTCTAGAAACCTTGTACGGGTTGGAAAAAGATGTCTATCGGAAAGGTACGGAGGAAGGCTTGGATTTGTTCGGTAAATTACAAACCTCGGATAATTTTTATTATATGAGCAATCGATTTTTCGATCGGGATCACGTCGAACGGAAAGCGTTCATAACGGTATCCACTCCGAACGAGGCATTCGAATCTTACATGAATGTGCTGCAAGATTTTAAACTGAGAATATTTCGATAA
- a CDS encoding metal-sensitive transcriptional regulator has protein sequence MKKIDVHTQLIHRIHRIKGQLEAVEKGLFEEDTDCEKTLMQLKAASQALKKFGEAYMHAYMEKCFVERKGAANIKENVRKAIKTAFSL, from the coding sequence ATGAAGAAAATCGATGTCCACACGCAGTTAATTCATAGAATTCATAGGATCAAAGGTCAACTCGAGGCGGTTGAAAAGGGCCTTTTTGAAGAAGATACCGACTGCGAGAAGACTCTTATGCAATTGAAAGCGGCCAGTCAGGCTTTAAAGAAGTTCGGCGAAGCTTATATGCACGCTTATATGGAGAAGTGCTTTGTGGAGAGGAAAGGGGCCGCGAATATTAAAGAAAATGTCAGAAAGGCGATCAAGACCGCATTCTCTCTATAA
- a CDS encoding Hsp20/alpha crystallin family protein — protein MANAEVNQVKPKEGNADHFRFLEPFQQFSRDFDRSLEDLFMDFGNFKLWARPTFMKSGLPKVNLKENKDSYVLEAELPGYSSKEVEIGIKGHILTLKGEKKESHDEKKEEYHLHESVHGSFYRSFKLPESVLADKINAAMKDGILTLTLPKSEEEKVQTKKIEIK, from the coding sequence ATGGCAAATGCTGAAGTCAATCAAGTTAAACCGAAGGAAGGAAATGCTGATCACTTTAGATTTCTAGAACCATTCCAGCAATTCAGTCGGGATTTCGATCGGTCTTTAGAGGACCTCTTTATGGATTTCGGAAACTTTAAACTTTGGGCTAGGCCTACGTTTATGAAGAGCGGCCTTCCGAAAGTAAATCTGAAAGAGAATAAGGATTCTTATGTCTTGGAAGCGGAACTTCCCGGATATAGTTCGAAAGAAGTTGAAATCGGAATCAAAGGGCATATCCTAACCTTAAAAGGTGAAAAGAAAGAATCGCACGATGAAAAAAAGGAAGAATATCACCTTCATGAAAGTGTGCATGGAAGTTTTTATCGTTCTTTTAAGCTGCCCGAATCCGTTCTTGCCGATAAAATAAACGCGGCCATGAAAGACGGAATCCTTACCTTGACTCTTCCCAAGTCGGAAGAAGAGAAAGTTCAAACAAAAAAGATAGAAATAAAATAA
- a CDS encoding TolC family protein, producing the protein MKSLARAFILLGVYLTGLSATRADKSVGFPEIWEKVKMNSPSIKAKALELRAAEIAKENSDMHWLPRIYTDLRNYNTNDPGLNFQGKLGQRATRESDFSTLSVRQRPSNYLDSNNLPYQNLNVNSLNIAAKDTLNHPGSNTYSRGTLGIDVTLYEGGSKSNLSKMKQKIVEGNRYEASYIRKKEYYEAAVAYQSVRNVLEAKEGIERLIKRIDQFSKFYKIGASGNPTEYSGALAIKSLRLKLEALRGDYLSRGQAAIEMLKLLSGFLPDEFTPSADNNINFSDKYLAYPKSDSNANTSLSNAYSSYAESALIAVDTERARFLPKVGAYAEAYAYEGSRSTATSYNTGIYLQMNLLNPSDIGAVKEAKTKSDAARKKADEIRLKEESNFRVLLFQEETLKKNVLLASDSLKTQEEQLDLSLRLFRTGTIHSLQLADVFGKTAESLISNVNLNSEYLKIRAELNMYNNLENYNE; encoded by the coding sequence ATGAAGTCCCTCGCTAGAGCCTTCATACTCCTGGGGGTATATCTAACCGGTCTTTCCGCGACGAGGGCCGATAAGAGCGTCGGATTTCCCGAAATCTGGGAAAAAGTAAAAATGAATTCACCCTCGATAAAAGCGAAAGCACTCGAGTTGCGAGCTGCGGAAATCGCAAAGGAAAATTCGGATATGCACTGGCTGCCCAGAATCTACACCGATTTAAGAAATTATAATACCAACGATCCAGGATTGAATTTCCAAGGCAAACTTGGGCAAAGAGCAACCAGGGAATCCGACTTCTCCACTCTTAGCGTACGACAAAGACCTTCCAACTATTTGGATTCCAATAATCTTCCGTATCAAAATCTGAATGTAAATTCCTTGAATATCGCAGCCAAGGATACTTTAAATCATCCGGGTAGCAATACTTATTCCAGAGGAACCCTCGGGATCGACGTGACGCTCTACGAAGGCGGATCCAAGAGTAATCTCTCGAAAATGAAGCAAAAAATCGTGGAAGGGAACAGATACGAAGCGTCCTATATTCGAAAAAAAGAATACTATGAGGCAGCGGTGGCCTATCAGTCGGTTCGAAACGTGCTCGAAGCCAAGGAGGGAATCGAACGTTTAATTAAGAGGATCGATCAATTTTCAAAATTTTATAAGATCGGAGCCTCGGGAAATCCGACAGAATACTCCGGCGCCTTAGCGATCAAATCGCTTAGATTGAAATTAGAAGCGCTAAGAGGCGATTACCTATCCAGAGGACAAGCTGCAATAGAGATGCTAAAGCTGCTTAGCGGTTTTCTTCCGGATGAATTTACTCCGTCGGCGGATAATAATATAAACTTTTCCGATAAATACCTGGCGTATCCAAAATCGGATTCCAATGCTAACACTTCTCTCTCGAACGCATACTCGTCGTATGCCGAAAGTGCGCTCATTGCGGTCGATACGGAGAGGGCTAGGTTTCTACCGAAGGTAGGCGCTTATGCGGAGGCCTACGCGTATGAAGGGAGCCGGAGTACCGCGACATCGTACAACACCGGCATTTACTTACAAATGAATTTATTGAATCCTTCCGACATCGGCGCCGTAAAGGAAGCCAAAACGAAGTCCGATGCCGCTCGTAAGAAAGCGGACGAAATTAGACTAAAGGAAGAAAGCAATTTTCGAGTGCTCTTATTCCAAGAAGAAACCCTGAAAAAGAACGTTTTACTGGCATCGGATTCGCTTAAGACACAGGAAGAACAGCTCGATTTAAGTCTACGCCTATTCCGAACGGGAACGATACATTCTTTGCAATTAGCGGACGTGTTCGGAAAAACGGCGGAGTCGTTAATTTCGAACGTAAATCTCAACTCCGAATATTTAAAGATCAGGGCCGAGTTAAACATGTACAATAATTTAGAGAATTATAATGAATAA
- a CDS encoding DUF2892 domain-containing protein produces MQTGANWCIERFLFLIGGIFSLIGVSIGFFITQWGYLLNLLVALNMILYAGTGFCPMAFLLKKIGAPSECKIVSGREE; encoded by the coding sequence ATGCAAACTGGGGCGAACTGGTGCATCGAGCGATTTCTTTTCCTGATCGGAGGAATCTTCTCATTAATCGGCGTATCGATCGGCTTTTTTATTACGCAATGGGGATATCTATTGAATCTGTTGGTGGCTTTAAACATGATCCTGTATGCCGGCACGGGCTTTTGCCCGATGGCGTTTCTGCTTAAAAAAATAGGGGCCCCTTCGGAATGCAAAATCGTCTCCGGAAGGGAGGAGTGA
- a CDS encoding YgaP family membrane protein, whose product MKINEGTLDRILRLVAGVAIITWGFLAQNWLGAIGIIPLVTGLIGWCPLYSVLHLNTCPAKKS is encoded by the coding sequence ATGAAAATCAACGAAGGTACTCTAGATAGAATTTTAAGATTAGTGGCCGGAGTCGCCATTATTACTTGGGGCTTCTTGGCCCAGAATTGGTTAGGCGCAATCGGAATCATTCCGCTTGTTACCGGGTTGATCGGATGGTGCCCGCTTTACTCGGTGCTCCATTTAAATACTTGTCCGGCTAAAAAATCCTGA
- a CDS encoding efflux RND transporter permease subunit, which translates to MNNTREHALGFAGKIADLFVNSRLTPVISIASILLGIFAVTLTPKEEEPQISVPMVDIHISSPGFVAKETERKVVEPIERAVWGLEGVEYVYSASGDHGAIITVRFKVGEPLEPSLVKIHHSLMEIKSTLPPNVPAPTVRSYTIDDVPFLALTFSSETRDDFSLRSIVAPLARELSSTPDIARMELLGGRKEAVRVIADPNKMQVYGLSISDIANGIRANQGFMPSGKNWGKDFLYDIEIGTPISNAKQVMLTPLVRRGGNVVRVSDVAEVRDGAEEKIRQSSILDKSLGPVHRNAVTILFSKRKGTDISKLSQEILQRSEFFTKDLPSDIAMTVLRDYGATAGDKSTELIEHLLIATFSVSVLIAIWMGIRASFVVSISIPVTLSLTLALYYFLGYTLNRVTLFALIFSIGILVDDAIVVVENIERHLKLKPDQGIVKTILQAVSEVGNPTILATFTVIAAILPMAFVRGLMGPYMKPIPVGASLAMLLSLLVAFIVTPWASARFLKSHSKTEKKPVKDSKLNLLYESFTAWLLNSRKNAILFGLSIIILLLASFSLVAFKFAKVKMLPFDDKEEFQVLIDYDPKTPLEKTTEYTRILANSLIENSNIQKIQIFVGDPAPFSFSGMVKHSFLRNKEWQADLHIVLKNKNERNKKSHDIIESLRPSITDFGKQSKAITKVLEIPPGPPVLATFVAEVYAPTEREREEVAFEIQKSLSMQKGVVDIDSSLRAQRPSIVFPFDYVAAGNLGVQAVTMAQVSNYVFQETSLSTLSETRRPEDIAISLSLKDSARISKNPFEKLNVTTLENGSIRADQVLDQPKIRENRIRNRKNLRSLEYVTAEFSGAEESPVYGILNLSDKVTHPTFTSEIPSPLNQAIVKWDGEWFITYEVFRDLGISFAIVMLIIYVLVLGWFQDYLVPLIIMAPIPISLIGILPGHWLLGAYFTATSMIGFIAGAGIIVRNSIILVDFINSEISSGAQLRQAVINAGLVRFRPMLLTASAVVVGSSVMLFDPIFQGLAISLIFGEIAATLLSRFAIPAIYYWFLMNRGPISKKH; encoded by the coding sequence ATGAATAATACGAGAGAACACGCCTTAGGTTTTGCGGGAAAAATTGCGGACCTTTTCGTCAATTCCCGCCTTACTCCGGTCATTTCGATAGCGAGCATTCTATTAGGCATATTCGCAGTGACGCTGACTCCGAAAGAGGAAGAGCCTCAAATCTCCGTTCCAATGGTGGACATTCATATCTCAAGCCCCGGTTTTGTCGCAAAAGAGACCGAAAGGAAAGTCGTCGAACCGATAGAAAGAGCCGTTTGGGGTTTGGAAGGCGTCGAGTACGTTTATTCGGCCAGCGGAGATCACGGGGCAATCATTACCGTTAGATTTAAAGTAGGCGAACCGTTGGAACCTTCGCTTGTAAAAATACATCATAGTTTGATGGAAATTAAATCCACCCTACCTCCGAACGTTCCGGCACCTACCGTTCGCTCTTACACGATAGACGATGTTCCGTTTTTAGCGCTGACTTTTAGTTCGGAAACAAGAGATGATTTTTCCTTACGATCAATCGTGGCTCCTCTTGCTAGAGAGTTATCCAGCACTCCCGATATCGCTCGAATGGAATTATTAGGCGGCCGAAAAGAAGCGGTCCGAGTCATCGCAGATCCGAATAAAATGCAGGTTTATGGATTAAGTATTTCTGATATTGCAAATGGAATCCGCGCAAACCAAGGATTTATGCCTTCGGGCAAAAATTGGGGAAAAGATTTCCTTTATGATATTGAAATAGGAACGCCGATATCGAATGCAAAACAAGTCATGCTCACACCCTTGGTTCGACGAGGAGGCAATGTCGTCCGCGTGTCCGACGTGGCGGAAGTGCGGGACGGAGCGGAAGAAAAGATAAGGCAATCCTCGATTCTAGATAAATCTCTAGGACCTGTGCATCGTAATGCGGTGACTATCTTATTTTCAAAACGGAAAGGAACCGACATATCGAAACTTTCCCAAGAAATACTTCAACGCTCCGAATTTTTTACTAAGGATCTTCCTAGCGATATCGCAATGACGGTACTAAGGGATTATGGCGCGACTGCAGGAGATAAATCGACCGAATTGATCGAACATTTGCTGATCGCGACTTTTTCGGTTTCCGTACTGATCGCGATCTGGATGGGAATTCGCGCATCGTTTGTAGTTTCCATTTCGATTCCGGTCACATTATCCTTGACTCTCGCTCTTTACTATTTCTTAGGATATACGCTTAACAGAGTAACTCTGTTTGCGCTCATTTTCTCGATAGGAATTTTAGTCGACGACGCGATCGTAGTGGTGGAGAACATCGAGCGACATCTAAAGTTAAAGCCGGATCAAGGAATCGTAAAAACCATTCTGCAGGCGGTGTCGGAAGTAGGAAATCCTACAATATTGGCCACGTTTACGGTGATAGCCGCAATTCTACCGATGGCATTCGTGAGAGGATTGATGGGCCCTTACATGAAGCCGATTCCGGTCGGCGCAAGTTTAGCGATGCTTCTCTCCTTGCTAGTAGCTTTTATCGTAACTCCCTGGGCTTCCGCTCGATTCTTAAAGTCGCATTCAAAAACCGAAAAGAAACCCGTCAAGGATTCCAAACTGAATTTATTGTATGAAAGCTTTACGGCCTGGTTGCTGAATTCCAGGAAAAACGCGATTCTTTTCGGGCTTTCAATCATAATCCTTTTGCTGGCATCCTTTAGCTTGGTTGCTTTTAAATTCGCTAAGGTAAAAATGCTCCCCTTCGACGACAAAGAGGAATTCCAAGTATTGATCGATTACGATCCGAAAACACCTCTCGAAAAAACGACCGAATACACTCGAATCTTGGCGAATTCTCTTATCGAAAATTCGAATATTCAAAAAATTCAAATCTTCGTCGGAGATCCGGCACCTTTTTCGTTTTCAGGGATGGTCAAGCACAGCTTTTTGCGGAACAAGGAGTGGCAGGCCGACTTACATATCGTTCTCAAAAATAAGAATGAAAGGAATAAAAAAAGCCACGATATAATCGAATCCTTACGTCCTAGTATTACCGATTTCGGTAAACAAAGCAAAGCTATCACTAAGGTCTTGGAAATACCGCCGGGACCTCCGGTGCTAGCCACATTCGTGGCGGAAGTGTACGCTCCGACGGAACGCGAGCGGGAAGAGGTCGCGTTTGAAATTCAAAAATCCCTATCGATGCAAAAGGGAGTCGTAGACATCGATTCAAGTTTACGAGCTCAAAGACCTAGCATCGTATTCCCATTCGATTACGTTGCGGCCGGGAATTTAGGAGTTCAAGCCGTAACGATGGCTCAGGTCTCAAATTACGTTTTTCAGGAAACTTCCTTGTCCACCCTATCCGAAACGAGACGTCCGGAGGATATCGCCATCTCGCTTTCTTTGAAGGACTCGGCGAGAATTTCCAAAAATCCATTCGAAAAATTGAATGTAACTACGTTAGAGAACGGCTCTATTCGTGCGGATCAAGTATTGGATCAACCGAAAATACGCGAAAACAGGATTAGAAATCGAAAAAACTTACGTTCCTTAGAGTATGTTACCGCTGAATTTTCCGGAGCCGAAGAATCGCCTGTTTACGGAATTTTAAACCTCTCCGATAAGGTTACGCATCCGACTTTTACTTCGGAGATCCCCTCGCCTTTAAACCAAGCCATCGTGAAATGGGACGGAGAATGGTTTATAACTTACGAAGTGTTTCGAGATCTGGGTATTTCGTTCGCGATAGTCATGCTGATCATTTACGTATTAGTGTTGGGTTGGTTTCAAGATTATCTGGTTCCTTTAATCATAATGGCACCCATACCGATCTCGTTGATCGGTATTCTACCCGGACATTGGCTTCTCGGCGCCTACTTCACCGCCACTTCAATGATCGGATTCATTGCAGGAGCGGGAATTATCGTTCGTAACTCGATTATCCTGGTCGATTTTATCAATTCCGAGATATCCAGCGGTGCTCAGCTTCGACAAGCGGTTATCAACGCGGGATTGGTAAGATTTAGACCGATGTTATTAACCGCATCCGCCGTCGTAGTAGGAAGTTCCGTAATGTTATTCGACCCGATCTTTCAAGGGTTGGCGATTTCCTTAATTTTCGGAGAAATTGCCGCAACGCTACTAAGCCGCTTTGCAATTCCCGCCATTTATTATTGGTTCTTAATGAATCGAGGGCCCATATCGAAGAAGCATTAA
- the epsC gene encoding serine O-acetyltransferase EpsC, with the protein MSSNAFNRASLQNQSEKQQYRNFLESIYQKQNESTHQYGGRRVARDFIQELFNIIFAGYFSDLTFRDIAQVEDSIALFMSEAKDKLQPYLLSTPSSTTLNLNDVLADFQNNLPNLYELIWQDALAAYEGDPAAESVKEVILAYPGFYAIAVHRIANVLHGLGVPIFPRMLSEYAHEKTGIDIHPGAKIGRSFFMDHGTGIVIGGTSIIANNVKIYQGVTLGALSVSKSMAQLKRHPTIEENVIIYAGATILGGDTVIGRNSIIGGNAWLTQSVPSYSIVNQKNEVRVRNSQELNNVIDFSI; encoded by the coding sequence ATGAGTTCAAACGCATTCAATCGGGCTTCGCTCCAAAACCAATCCGAGAAGCAGCAATATAGAAATTTTCTAGAATCGATTTACCAAAAACAAAATGAGAGCACTCATCAGTACGGCGGTCGACGTGTCGCGAGGGACTTCATTCAGGAACTGTTCAATATCATTTTTGCGGGATACTTCTCCGATCTAACGTTTCGCGATATCGCCCAAGTGGAAGATAGCATAGCGTTATTTATGTCGGAAGCTAAAGATAAGCTTCAACCTTACTTGCTTTCGACTCCGTCCTCCACAACTCTTAACCTTAACGATGTACTCGCGGATTTTCAAAACAATCTCCCCAATTTATACGAGCTCATTTGGCAAGACGCACTGGCCGCTTACGAAGGAGATCCCGCTGCGGAAAGTGTAAAGGAAGTCATACTCGCTTATCCCGGTTTTTATGCCATAGCGGTTCATCGGATTGCGAACGTCCTCCACGGCCTAGGAGTTCCGATCTTTCCAAGAATGTTAAGCGAATACGCGCACGAAAAAACCGGAATCGATATACATCCCGGGGCAAAGATCGGGAGATCTTTTTTTATGGACCACGGAACCGGAATCGTCATTGGAGGAACCTCGATTATCGCCAATAACGTGAAAATCTACCAAGGAGTAACGTTAGGCGCATTGTCCGTGAGTAAAAGTATGGCACAGTTGAAAAGGCACCCGACGATCGAAGAAAACGTAATTATCTATGCCGGAGCCACCATCCTAGGTGGGGATACGGTGATAGGACGAAACAGTATCATTGGCGGGAACGCTTGGTTAACGCAAAGCGTTCCGTCCTATTCCATAGTGAATCAGAAAAATGAAGTACGAGTACGAAATTCCCAGGAGTTGAATAACGTAATCGATTTTTCGATATAA